The following are encoded together in the Streptomyces flavofungini genome:
- the gabT gene encoding 4-aminobutyrate--2-oxoglutarate transaminase has protein sequence MTDLPQERRVVTAIPGPKSQELQARRTAAVAGGVGSVLPVFAARAGGGIIEDVDGNRLIDFGSGIAVTSVGASAEAVVRRASAQLQDFTHTCFMVTPYEGYVAVAEALAELTPGDHAKKSALFNSGAEAVENAVKIARAYTKRQAVVVFDHGYHGRTNLTMALTAKNMPYKNGFGPFAPEVYRVPVAYGYRWPTGAENAGPEAAAQAIDQISKQVGAENVAAIIIEPVLGEGGFIEPATGFLPAISKFATDNGIVFVADEIQSGFCRTGQWFACEHEGVVPDLITTAKGIAGGLPLAAVTGRAEIMDAAHAGGLGGTYGGNPVACAAALGAIETMKELDLNAKAKKIESAMKARLTAMAEKYDIVGDIRGRGAMIAIELVKDRATKEPNPEAAGALAKACHAQGLLVLTCGTYGNVLRFLPPLVIGDELLNEGMDIIEAAFAEI, from the coding sequence ATGACCGACCTTCCCCAGGAGCGCCGCGTCGTCACCGCCATCCCCGGGCCGAAGTCCCAGGAGCTGCAGGCCCGCCGTACCGCCGCGGTCGCGGGCGGCGTGGGCTCCGTGCTGCCCGTCTTCGCGGCGCGCGCCGGCGGCGGCATCATCGAGGACGTCGACGGCAACCGTCTGATCGACTTCGGTTCCGGCATCGCCGTGACGAGCGTCGGCGCCTCCGCCGAGGCCGTGGTGCGCCGCGCCTCGGCCCAGCTGCAGGACTTCACCCACACCTGTTTCATGGTCACGCCGTACGAGGGCTACGTGGCCGTGGCCGAGGCCCTGGCCGAGCTGACGCCGGGTGACCACGCCAAGAAGTCGGCCCTCTTCAACAGCGGCGCCGAGGCCGTGGAGAACGCCGTCAAGATCGCCCGCGCGTACACCAAGCGCCAGGCCGTCGTCGTCTTCGACCACGGCTACCACGGCCGCACCAACCTCACGATGGCCCTGACGGCGAAGAACATGCCGTACAAGAACGGCTTCGGCCCGTTCGCGCCCGAGGTCTACCGCGTCCCGGTGGCGTACGGCTACCGCTGGCCGACCGGCGCCGAGAACGCCGGGCCCGAGGCCGCCGCCCAGGCCATCGACCAGATCTCCAAGCAGGTCGGCGCGGAGAACGTCGCCGCGATCATCATCGAGCCGGTGCTCGGCGAGGGCGGCTTCATCGAGCCGGCGACCGGCTTCCTGCCCGCGATCAGCAAGTTCGCCACGGACAACGGCATCGTGTTCGTCGCGGACGAGATCCAGTCGGGCTTCTGCCGCACCGGCCAGTGGTTCGCGTGCGAGCACGAGGGCGTCGTCCCGGACCTGATCACGACGGCCAAGGGCATCGCGGGCGGTCTGCCGCTCGCCGCCGTCACCGGCCGCGCCGAGATCATGGACGCCGCGCACGCGGGCGGCCTCGGCGGTACCTACGGCGGCAACCCGGTGGCCTGCGCCGCCGCGCTCGGCGCCATCGAGACGATGAAGGAGCTCGACCTCAACGCCAAGGCGAAGAAGATCGAGTCCGCCATGAAGGCCCGCCTGACGGCGATGGCGGAGAAGTACGACATCGTCGGCGACATCCGCGGCCGCGGCGCCATGATCGCGATCGAGCTGGTCAAGGACCGCGCGACCAAGGAGCCGAACCCCGAGGCGGCCGGCGCGCTCGCCAAGGCCTGCCACGCCCAGGGCCTGCTCGTCCTGACCTGCGGCACCTACGGCAACGTGCTGCGCTTCCTGCCGCCGCTGGTGATCGGCGACGAGCTCCTGAACGAGGGCATGGACATCATCGAGGCCGCGTTCGCCGAGATCTGA
- a CDS encoding acyl-CoA dehydrogenase family protein, protein MSLLSAPHSTEPKVSEREARQVAEAAREQDWRKPSFAKELFLGRFRLDLIHPHPLPTDEATKRGEEFLAKLRDFCETKIDSARIEREAQIPDEVVNGLKELGALGMKIDTKYGGLGLTQVYYNKALALVGSANPAIGALLSAHQSIGVPQPLKLFGTQEQRDAFLPRCARTDISAFLLTEPDVGSDPARLATSAVPDGDTYVLDGVKLWTTNGVVADLLVVMARVPESEGHKGGITAFVVEAASEGVTVENRNAFMGLRGLENGVTRFHQVRVPAANRIGPEGAGLKIALTTLNTGRLSLPAMCVGAGKWCLKIAREWSAAREQWGKPVAYHEAVGSKISFIAATTFALEAVLDLSSQMADEDRNDIRIEAALAKLYGSEMACLMADELVQIRGGRGFETAESLAARGERAVPAEQILRDLRINRIFEGSTEIMHLLIAREAVDAHLKVAGDLIDPDKTLSDKARAGAAAGAFYARWLPKLVAGPGQLPRTYAEFHPVGHPDLAAHLRYVERSARKLARSTFYAMSRWQGRMETKQAFLGRIVDIGAELFAMSAACVRAELLRTTEGYGREAYQLADTFCRQSRIRVDELFGRLWTNTDDLDRRVVKGVLSGTYTWLEQGVIDPSGDGPWIADATPGASTRENVHRPIR, encoded by the coding sequence GTGAGCCTCTTGTCCGCACCACACTCCACAGAGCCCAAGGTTTCCGAACGGGAGGCCAGGCAGGTCGCCGAGGCCGCCCGCGAGCAGGACTGGCGCAAGCCGAGCTTCGCCAAGGAGCTGTTCCTCGGCCGCTTCCGGCTCGACCTGATCCACCCGCACCCGCTGCCCACCGACGAGGCGACCAAGCGCGGCGAGGAGTTCCTGGCCAAGCTGCGCGACTTCTGTGAGACGAAGATCGACTCGGCCCGCATCGAGCGCGAGGCGCAGATCCCCGACGAGGTCGTCAACGGCCTCAAGGAACTCGGCGCGCTCGGCATGAAGATCGACACCAAGTACGGCGGGCTCGGCCTCACGCAGGTCTACTACAACAAGGCGCTCGCGCTCGTCGGCTCCGCCAACCCCGCGATCGGCGCGCTGCTCTCCGCCCATCAGTCGATCGGCGTACCGCAGCCCCTGAAGCTGTTCGGCACCCAGGAGCAGCGGGACGCGTTCCTGCCGCGCTGCGCCCGCACGGACATCTCCGCGTTCCTGCTCACCGAGCCGGACGTGGGCTCCGACCCGGCCCGCCTCGCCACCTCCGCCGTCCCCGACGGGGACACCTACGTCCTGGACGGCGTGAAGCTGTGGACCACCAACGGCGTGGTCGCCGATCTCCTCGTGGTGATGGCGCGGGTGCCCGAGTCCGAGGGGCACAAGGGCGGGATCACGGCCTTCGTCGTCGAGGCCGCGTCCGAAGGCGTCACCGTCGAGAACCGCAACGCCTTCATGGGCCTGCGCGGCCTGGAGAACGGCGTCACCCGCTTCCACCAGGTGCGCGTCCCCGCCGCCAACCGCATCGGCCCCGAGGGCGCGGGCCTGAAGATCGCCCTCACCACCCTCAACACCGGCCGCCTCTCGCTGCCCGCGATGTGCGTCGGCGCGGGCAAGTGGTGCCTGAAGATCGCCCGCGAGTGGTCGGCCGCGCGCGAGCAGTGGGGCAAGCCCGTCGCGTACCACGAGGCCGTCGGCTCGAAGATCTCCTTCATCGCCGCGACCACCTTCGCCCTGGAGGCCGTCCTCGACCTGTCCTCGCAGATGGCCGACGAGGACCGCAACGACATCCGCATCGAGGCCGCCCTCGCCAAGCTGTACGGCTCCGAGATGGCCTGTCTGATGGCCGACGAGCTGGTGCAGATCCGCGGCGGCCGCGGCTTCGAGACCGCCGAGTCCCTCGCCGCGCGCGGCGAACGGGCCGTGCCCGCCGAGCAGATCCTGCGCGACCTGCGCATCAACCGCATCTTCGAGGGCTCCACGGAGATCATGCACCTGCTGATCGCCCGCGAGGCCGTCGACGCCCATCTGAAGGTCGCCGGGGATCTGATTGACCCGGACAAGACCCTCTCCGACAAGGCCCGCGCGGGCGCCGCCGCGGGCGCCTTCTACGCTCGCTGGCTGCCCAAGCTCGTCGCCGGTCCGGGCCAACTCCCGCGTACGTACGCCGAATTCCATCCGGTGGGGCACCCGGACCTCGCGGCCCATCTGCGCTACGTCGAGCGCTCGGCCCGCAAGCTGGCCCGCTCCACGTTCTACGCCATGTCCCGCTGGCAGGGGCGGATGGAGACCAAGCAGGCCTTCCTCGGGCGGATCGTCGACATCGGCGCGGAGCTGTTCGCGATGAGCGCGGCCTGTGTGCGTGCCGAGCTCCTGCGCACCACCGAGGGGTACGGCCGCGAGGCCTACCAGCTCGCCGACACCTTCTGCCGGCAGTCCCGCATCCGCGTCGACGAGCTCTTCGGACGTCTGTGGACCAACACCGACGACCTCGACCGGCGGGTGGTCAAGGGGGTGCTCTCGGGCACGTACACCTGGTTGGAGCAGGGCGTCATCGACCCCAGCGGTGACGGTCCCTGGATCGCGGACGCGACGCCGGGCGCGAGCACGCGGGAGAACGTCCACCGTCCCATCCGCTGA
- a CDS encoding PucR family transcriptional regulator: MPPTLASLVHHSALKLTVRAGEDRLDTPVRWAHVSELADPVPYMEGGELLLITALKLDAEDPDTMRRYVKRLVGAGVVGLGFAVGVNYPDIPDALVEAARAEELPLIEVPRRTPFLAISKAVSAAIAADQYRAVTAGFAAQRELTKQALGDGAQGLLGALAGQVDGWAALYDASGAVVATAPEWAARRATRLIPDVERLRERPAPASLVVAGADDRVELHTLGTGRRPRAALAVGTASTLGTAERYAVHSAIALLTLTTERSRALQAAEARIGSAVLRMLLAGEPDHARAVAGDLYGGLLDAPFRLVVAEVAGPAAEAAGEAAGAAEGAWSAELVDAVESAAARFGEALLVVPYGERLVLLVADGGAAHLATVEYAALLDAGRAEGREPAEEPGPLMGLSAPAGPIAAAPAYKQAEQALSVARRRGRSLVEHEELAAGSVLPLLADDAVRAFADGLLRALREHDATGRGDLVASLRAWLSRHGQWDAAAADLGVHRHTLRYRMRRVEEILGRSLDDPDVRMELWLSLKATSAAGE; the protein is encoded by the coding sequence ATGCCGCCCACGCTCGCCTCGCTCGTCCACCACTCCGCGCTCAAGCTCACCGTGCGCGCGGGCGAGGACCGCCTGGACACCCCCGTGCGCTGGGCCCACGTCAGCGAGCTCGCCGACCCCGTGCCGTACATGGAGGGCGGCGAGCTGCTCCTGATCACCGCGCTGAAGCTGGACGCGGAGGACCCCGACACGATGCGGCGCTACGTGAAGCGGCTCGTCGGCGCCGGCGTCGTCGGCCTCGGCTTCGCCGTCGGCGTGAACTACCCCGACATCCCCGACGCGCTCGTGGAGGCCGCACGGGCGGAGGAGCTGCCGCTCATCGAGGTGCCGCGCCGCACCCCCTTCCTCGCCATCAGCAAGGCCGTGTCGGCCGCCATCGCCGCCGACCAGTACCGCGCCGTCACCGCCGGCTTCGCCGCCCAGCGCGAGCTGACCAAGCAGGCACTCGGCGACGGCGCGCAGGGGCTGCTCGGCGCGCTCGCCGGACAGGTCGACGGCTGGGCCGCGCTGTACGACGCGTCGGGCGCCGTCGTCGCCACCGCGCCCGAGTGGGCCGCCCGGCGCGCCACCCGGCTCATCCCCGACGTCGAGCGGCTGCGGGAGCGGCCCGCGCCCGCGAGCCTCGTCGTGGCCGGAGCCGACGACCGGGTCGAACTGCACACCCTCGGCACCGGGCGGCGGCCGCGGGCGGCGCTCGCCGTCGGCACGGCCTCCACCCTCGGCACCGCCGAGCGGTACGCCGTGCACTCCGCGATCGCCCTCCTCACCCTCACCACCGAACGCTCCCGCGCCCTCCAGGCCGCGGAGGCCAGGATCGGCTCCGCCGTGCTGCGGATGCTGCTCGCCGGGGAGCCGGACCACGCCCGCGCGGTCGCCGGCGATCTCTACGGCGGTCTCCTCGACGCGCCGTTCCGGCTGGTCGTCGCCGAGGTGGCCGGGCCCGCGGCGGAGGCGGCGGGCGAGGCGGCGGGGGCGGCCGAGGGGGCCTGGTCGGCCGAGCTGGTCGACGCCGTCGAGTCGGCCGCGGCGCGCTTCGGGGAGGCGCTGCTCGTCGTGCCGTACGGGGAGCGGCTCGTGCTCCTCGTCGCCGACGGCGGGGCCGCGCATCTCGCCACCGTCGAGTACGCGGCGCTCCTCGACGCCGGGCGGGCCGAGGGACGGGAGCCCGCGGAGGAGCCCGGGCCGCTCATGGGGCTCTCGGCGCCCGCCGGGCCCATCGCCGCCGCGCCCGCCTACAAGCAGGCCGAGCAGGCGCTGTCCGTCGCCCGGCGGCGCGGGCGGAGCCTCGTCGAGCACGAGGAGCTGGCCGCCGGGTCGGTGCTGCCGTTGCTCGCGGATGACGCGGTGCGGGCGTTCGCGGACGGGTTGCTGCGGGCCCTGCGGGAGCACGACGCCACCGGGCGGGGGGATCTTGTCGCCTCGCTGCGGGCGTGGTTGTCCCGGCACGGGCAGTGGGATGCCGCTGCCGCTGACCTCGGGGTGCATCGGCACACCCTCCGGTACCGGATGCGGCGCGTCGAGGAGATCCTCGGACGCTCCCTCGACGACCCGGACGTCCGGATGGAGCTGTGGCTGTCGCTGAAGGCGACTTCGGCGGCCGGCGAATAG
- a CDS encoding aldehyde dehydrogenase family protein, which translates to MTSIHAFWLAGRQTTGETTLDVTSPWDGRLVGKAAVPTDAQVEEAVAAAYAVRDEFAATPAHVRAAALDHVSRRLVERTEEIAQLISAENGKPIKWARGEVGRAVSVFRFAAEEARRFNGGEAQRLDTDAGGQGRLAFTRRFAKGVVLGIAPFNFPLNLCAHKVAPAIAVGTPIILKPAPATPLSGLLIGELLAETELPAGSWSVLPVANDKMPALVQDERLPVVSFTGSEKVGYAIMDSVPRKHCTLELGGNGAAVVLGDFSSEADLDWVAARVATFSNYQGGQSCISVQRVIADASVYDRLLPKIVEAVEAQVTGDPSDPRTDVGPLVNEDAAKRVESWVDEAVGAGAKLLTGGKRDGATYAPTVLAEVPADVTIACEEVFGPVMTVTKVDGEQAAYDAVNDSKYGLQAGVFTHDLQAAFRAHRALEVGGVVIGDAPSYRADQMPYGGVKQSGVGREGVRFAMDDYTYERVMVLTGIEL; encoded by the coding sequence ATGACTTCCATCCACGCCTTCTGGCTCGCCGGTCGCCAGACCACCGGTGAGACCACGCTCGACGTCACCTCGCCCTGGGACGGGCGCCTCGTCGGCAAGGCGGCCGTGCCCACCGACGCGCAGGTGGAGGAGGCCGTCGCGGCCGCCTACGCCGTGCGCGACGAGTTCGCCGCGACCCCGGCGCACGTCCGCGCCGCCGCCCTGGACCACGTGAGCCGCCGCCTCGTCGAGCGCACCGAGGAGATCGCGCAGCTGATCTCCGCCGAGAACGGCAAGCCGATCAAGTGGGCGCGCGGCGAGGTCGGCCGCGCCGTCTCCGTGTTCCGCTTCGCCGCCGAGGAGGCCCGCCGCTTCAACGGCGGCGAGGCCCAGCGCCTGGACACGGACGCCGGCGGCCAGGGCCGTCTCGCCTTCACGCGCCGCTTCGCCAAGGGCGTCGTGCTCGGCATCGCGCCGTTCAACTTCCCGCTGAACCTGTGCGCCCACAAGGTCGCCCCGGCGATCGCCGTCGGCACGCCGATCATCCTGAAGCCCGCCCCGGCGACCCCGCTGTCGGGCCTCCTGATCGGCGAGCTGCTCGCCGAGACCGAGCTGCCCGCGGGCTCCTGGTCGGTGCTTCCGGTCGCCAACGACAAGATGCCCGCGCTCGTGCAGGACGAGCGCCTGCCCGTGGTCTCCTTCACCGGCTCCGAGAAGGTCGGTTACGCGATCATGGACTCGGTGCCGCGCAAGCACTGCACCCTGGAGCTCGGCGGCAACGGCGCCGCGGTCGTCCTCGGCGACTTCTCTTCCGAGGCCGACCTCGACTGGGTCGCCGCGCGCGTCGCGACCTTCTCCAACTACCAGGGCGGCCAGTCCTGCATCTCCGTGCAGCGGGTGATCGCGGACGCGTCCGTGTACGACCGGCTGCTCCCGAAGATCGTCGAGGCGGTCGAGGCCCAGGTCACCGGCGACCCGTCCGACCCGAGGACCGACGTCGGCCCGCTCGTCAACGAGGACGCGGCCAAGCGGGTGGAGTCCTGGGTCGACGAGGCCGTGGGCGCCGGAGCCAAGCTCCTGACCGGCGGCAAGCGCGACGGCGCCACGTACGCGCCGACCGTCCTCGCCGAGGTGCCCGCCGACGTCACGATCGCCTGCGAGGAGGTCTTCGGCCCCGTCATGACGGTGACGAAGGTCGACGGCGAGCAGGCCGCGTACGACGCCGTCAACGACTCCAAGTACGGCCTCCAGGCGGGCGTGTTCACCCACGACCTGCAGGCCGCCTTCCGCGCCCACCGCGCCCTGGAGGTCGGCGGCGTCGTCATCGGCGACGCCCCCTCCTACCGCGCCGACCAGATGCCCTACGGCGGCGTGAAGCAGTCCGGTGTCGGCCGTGAGGGCGTCCGCTTCGCCATGGACGACTACACGTACGAGCGCGTGATGGTCCTGACGGGCATCGAGCTGTAG
- a CDS encoding ATP-binding protein produces the protein MSEAGRPAAEPGRAPGDPGPAGRGVAPRAGERGGRAANGGAHGGSGGAHGANGAHGANGAGHTRPGGGHAGSGPAPADSGGGAPALPPRPTRAPGAAALTEGEEFLVWLRTPRPAAVPGVWRFGHRPRPEQEPEVVPTRQLLSGAVIAFLVGWLVWSLLWNGYLGGWWVVPLELFLPDAWIYTGDSVGNAIVWNAYYTVIALGIMIAVGRVGRWGEVWRRFVAPRLKRPAPPAPPPPPGEDPAEWPKLRAGGAGAAADRLAAEARAGRMRDIDVARIARAWRSVRSGNSPLETFTAAVVRDGAAACPHPSGDRDLPARAARHDLATAQVRIGTTVDDPRNPYAYRGTGLALGPDLIGTSLLAVGPAGSGKTGTVVWPIAEALCLQALAGRAAVVVVGAAGAGLGPGDDYDVVVRIGHPDSVYDLDLYGGTTDPDEAAAVLAEALVGDLVDPHPGADSRRSTTVLAQLLGPFHAVHGRFPAVPELRALLDGVPGPLGALRKSLQDAGQEVMLRELDARERQLGHPGDPGAILADRIALLDRPAFAAFFDTSGQTTPFSLRALDHPVRVRIDLPERGHADASRILARLVLAQFTASAAVRDDRSLFACLVLDDATGTVTPEAVRRIQRLRSANAGVVMTLRTLDDAPRPLRTPLLGAVGCRMALSGLTPWDGQDFAEVWGKEWTEARDVTDRQIIAETPAGKAVHVLRRVITGQAPTARAVTVRQVERERWSASELAHAVPPGHAVLSLTDVRGEHAPPLLVDLRG, from the coding sequence ATGAGCGAGGCAGGGCGTCCCGCGGCCGAGCCCGGGCGCGCCCCTGGCGACCCCGGGCCCGCCGGGCGCGGGGTGGCGCCGCGCGCGGGGGAGAGGGGCGGGCGAGCCGCGAACGGCGGTGCGCACGGCGGCAGCGGTGGTGCGCACGGCGCGAACGGCGCGCACGGCGCGAACGGTGCTGGGCACACCCGGCCGGGCGGCGGGCACGCCGGGTCCGGTCCCGCGCCCGCCGACAGCGGAGGCGGCGCGCCCGCCCTTCCGCCCCGGCCCACCCGCGCACCCGGCGCGGCGGCCCTCACCGAGGGCGAGGAGTTCCTCGTCTGGCTGCGCACGCCCCGGCCCGCGGCGGTCCCCGGGGTCTGGCGGTTCGGGCACCGGCCCCGGCCGGAGCAGGAGCCGGAGGTCGTCCCGACCCGGCAGCTCCTCAGCGGCGCGGTGATCGCGTTCCTGGTGGGCTGGCTCGTCTGGTCGCTGCTCTGGAACGGCTACCTGGGCGGCTGGTGGGTCGTCCCGCTCGAGCTGTTCCTGCCCGACGCCTGGATCTACACCGGCGACAGCGTCGGCAACGCCATCGTCTGGAACGCGTACTACACCGTCATCGCCCTCGGCATCATGATCGCCGTCGGCCGCGTCGGCCGCTGGGGCGAGGTCTGGCGGCGCTTCGTCGCGCCCCGCCTCAAGCGCCCCGCGCCCCCCGCCCCGCCGCCCCCGCCCGGGGAGGACCCCGCCGAGTGGCCGAAGCTCCGCGCGGGCGGTGCCGGAGCCGCCGCCGACCGGCTCGCCGCCGAGGCCCGCGCGGGCCGGATGCGGGACATCGACGTCGCCCGCATCGCCCGCGCCTGGCGCTCCGTGCGCTCCGGCAACAGCCCGCTCGAGACCTTCACCGCCGCCGTCGTCCGCGACGGCGCCGCCGCCTGCCCGCACCCCTCCGGCGACCGCGACCTGCCCGCCCGGGCCGCCCGCCACGACCTCGCCACGGCGCAGGTCCGCATCGGCACGACGGTGGACGACCCCCGCAACCCGTACGCCTACCGGGGCACCGGCCTCGCGCTCGGCCCCGACCTGATCGGCACCTCCCTGCTCGCCGTCGGGCCCGCCGGGTCCGGCAAGACCGGCACCGTCGTGTGGCCGATCGCCGAGGCGCTGTGCCTGCAGGCCCTCGCCGGGCGGGCCGCCGTCGTCGTCGTGGGCGCGGCGGGCGCGGGCCTCGGGCCCGGCGACGACTACGACGTGGTGGTGCGGATCGGCCACCCGGACTCCGTGTACGACCTCGACCTCTACGGCGGTACGACCGACCCCGACGAGGCCGCGGCCGTGCTCGCCGAGGCGCTGGTCGGCGACCTCGTCGACCCGCACCCCGGGGCCGACAGCCGCCGCTCCACCACCGTCCTCGCCCAGCTCCTCGGCCCGTTCCACGCGGTCCACGGCCGCTTTCCCGCCGTACCGGAGCTGCGGGCCCTGCTCGACGGCGTGCCCGGCCCCCTCGGCGCCCTCCGCAAGTCCCTCCAGGACGCCGGGCAGGAGGTCATGCTGCGCGAACTCGACGCCCGCGAGCGGCAGCTGGGGCACCCCGGCGACCCCGGCGCGATCCTCGCCGACCGCATCGCGCTGCTCGACCGGCCCGCGTTCGCCGCGTTCTTCGACACCTCGGGGCAGACCACGCCCTTCTCGCTGCGCGCCCTCGACCACCCGGTGCGGGTCCGCATCGACCTGCCCGAGCGCGGCCACGCGGACGCCTCGCGGATCCTGGCGCGGCTCGTGCTCGCGCAGTTCACCGCGTCCGCCGCCGTACGCGACGACCGCTCCCTGTTCGCCTGCCTCGTCCTCGACGACGCCACCGGCACGGTCACGCCGGAGGCGGTGCGCCGCATCCAGCGGCTGCGGTCCGCGAACGCGGGGGTCGTCATGACGCTCCGTACGCTGGACGACGCCCCGCGGCCGCTGCGCACGCCCCTGCTCGGCGCCGTCGGCTGCCGCATGGCCCTGTCCGGGCTCACCCCCTGGGACGGGCAGGACTTCGCGGAGGTCTGGGGCAAGGAGTGGACGGAGGCGCGGGACGTCACCGACCGCCAGATCATCGCCGAGACCCCCGCGGGCAAGGCCGTCCACGTCCTGCGCCGCGTCATCACCGGCCAGGCACCCACCGCACGCGCGGTCACCGTCCGGCAGGTCGAGCGGGAGCGCTGGTCGGCCTCCGAGCTGGCGCACGCGGTGCCGCCGGGGCACGCGGTCCTTTCGCTGACGGATGTCCGGGGGGAGCACGCGCCGCCGTTGCTGGTGGATCTGCGGGGGTGA